The following proteins are encoded in a genomic region of Arachis stenosperma cultivar V10309 chromosome 4, arast.V10309.gnm1.PFL2, whole genome shotgun sequence:
- the LOC130973479 gene encoding rho GDP-dissociation inhibitor 1-like, translated as MAAAVRTVSTTTTKDNNMKEHKNKNNVVDQCEEHDADDDNKCCETEKELDLGPLVSLKEHLDKDKDDESLRKWKEQLLGNVDVSAVGESKDPEVKIVRLSITSPDREEDIILPIPFTNEPKKTLFVLKEGSKFRMKFTFTVSNNIVSGLKYTNVVWKAGVRVDSRNRMCGTFSPQLEPYAYELEEETTPTGFFARGTYLSRTKFIDDDRKCYLDVSYHFEIRKTWGGQ; from the exons ATGGCTGCTGCTGTTAGAACTgtctccaccaccaccaccaaggATAACAATATGAAAGAGCACAAGAACAAGAATAACGTTGTTGATCAATGTGAAGAACATGATGCTGATGATGACAACAAGTGTTGTGAAACTGAAAAGGAATTGGATCTTGGTCCTCTGGTTAGCCTCAAGGAACACCTTGACAAAGATAAA GATGATGAGAGTttgagaaaatggaaagaacaACTACTTGGAAATGTTGATGTATCTGCGGTTGGAG AAAGTAAAGATCCAGAAGTGAAGATTGTGAGACTGAGCATTACATCCCCAGACAGAGAAGAAGACATAATATTGCCAATTCCGTTCACAAATGAACCTAAAAAGACACTCTTTGTGCTTAAGGAAGGAAGCAAATTCCGAATGAAATTCACATTCACTGTCTCAAACAACATTGTCTCTGGTCTCAAATACACTAATGTTGTCTGGAAAGCTGGTGTTAGAG TGGACAGCAGAAATAGAATGTGTGGAACATTTAGTCCACAGctggagccatatgcatatgaatTGGAAGAAGAAACTACCCCTACTGGCTTTTTTGCCAGGGGAACTTATTTATCAAGAACAAAG TTTATAGATGACGATCGAAAATGTTACTTGGATGTGAGTTACCACTTTGAAATTCGGAAGACTTGGGGAGGACAATGA
- the LOC130973903 gene encoding uncharacterized protein LOC130973903 has protein sequence MAKKNAQESYQRVQEAKAKSRARSGGKAVVSPPPPPPPPRNVGTPSQPIVISSSSNLTRPLPSAQPFSEPESKKRKTSESGPSWEGGVRAEALAFVRKNIYPLINMDDVSVRKHLATLAEESFRATGVCGKLLDMFEKTPLSSLGTSPKVEELEERLLMFEKHQKELKEERDKLRKERDDLRKKESELRAQCTMEVRVIAPDLDLSPLHPDKVVIDGVIVDPPAPEVLSESDLKTRGQRIIESPPHSKDAPSSSAPAPTSSLAPPSSPGDVPHGGGDSKK, from the exons atggcaaagaaaaatgctcaagaGTCCTACCAGCGGGTACAGGAAGCTAAggcgaagtcccgggctaggtcCGGAGGTAAGGCGGTcgtctctcctcctcctcctcctcctcctcctaggAACGTGGGTACTCCATCTCAACCTATTGTTATTTCCTCCTCCTCAAATTTGACTCGACCACTCCCTTCTGCCCAACCGTTCTCCGAGCCAGAGAgtaagaagcgcaagacttcagagtctggccCTTCTTGGGAAGGTGGTGTTAGGGCGGAGGCTCTTGccttcgtccgaaagaacatctatccacTTATtaatatggatgatgtttctgttcggaaGCACCTTGCCACTCTGGCCGAAGAAAGTTTTAGGGCGACGGGAGTTTGTGGCAAACTTCTGGACATGTTTGAGAAGACTCCCCTCAGCTCCTTGGGTACTTCCCCAAAGGTCGAGGAGCTGGAGGAGAGGCTTCTTATGTTTGAGAAACATCAGAAGGAGTTAAAGGAGGAGAGGGATAAGTTGAGGAAGGAGAGAGACGACCTCCGGAAGAAGGAGAGCGAGCTGCGAGCCCAATGTACTATGGAG GTCAGGGTTATAGcccccgacttggatctttctccattacatcctgacaaagtgGTGATTGATGGCGTCATTGTTGATCCTCCTGCTCCCGAGGTCCTTTCCGAGTCAGACCtaaagactcgggggcagaggattatagAGTCTCCTCCTCATTCTAAAGATGCACCGAGTTCTTCAGCTCCTGCTCCGACTTCTTCTTTGGCTCCTCCTTCCAGCCCTGGTGATGTTCCTCATGGTGGTGGTGATTCCAAAAAATAA